A segment of the Candidatus Marinimicrobia bacterium CG08_land_8_20_14_0_20_45_22 genome:
CGACGGACTGCGATTCTATCACCGTTTTGCAGAATTGTCCGACAATCTTTTAATGGCGGATGGCGTACTAGCGGTGGAAATCGGCGGGAATTATCAGGAGCAAGCCGTTCTCTCAATTTTCTCCGAGAACGGTTTCGATCTATTGACCGTGATCAAGGATTTGCAAGGGCAGAGCCGAGGTGTTCTGGCGGAAAAGAAACATGAATAAACTGCTTGCTCTCATCCGGTTAATGCGGCCGCTGAATTTGTTTCAGGGTGCCATAGCCATTCTCGTTTGCGCGACACTGATGCAACCGTTTCCTTCTTGGGAAAGAATTCTTCTGGCTGTTATGATTGTCTGGAGTTTTACCGCGGCGGGCAATGCGCTAAACGATTATTGCGATGTGGAAATCGATCGGGTCAATCGTCCAGATCGACCGATTCCATCAGGAAAAATCGCTCGGCGAACGGCATTAATCTTTTCGATTGCTCTTTTTGTGATCGGAGCGATTCTATCCGTTTTTATTCTGAAACCGGCGATTGGAATCGTCGTTGCGGTGGCGATATTCTTATTGGTTACATACAGTCTTTTTTTCAAAAAACGTGCATTTTGGGGAAATTTTGTCGTTGCGGCGATCCTCGGATTGACGTTTATTTTTGGTGCGCTGATTTTCGGCGATGTCCGGAAAGGAATTGCGCCGTTTTTTTTGGCTTTTGGGTTCAATTTAGTGCGTGAAATCGTCAAGGACATGCAGGACGTTCGTGGCGATCAGACGGGAAATGCTCATACGATTCCTTTGCAGTATGGAATGCGTGTGGCACAGAGATGTGTTGTTGGGTTGACGTTTTTATTAATGGCGGGCGCATTCCTTCCGTATTTTTTAGACGTTTACGGAATTTACTATCTCGTTATTCTATCAGTTACCGTCGAACTCCCGCTTGCCTTTGTGATCTATTCGATTCGGAAAGATGTCGGCGAAGTGAATTGCGGGCGGATTGCAAGGTTGTTAAAATTAGATGTCTTTTTTGGTCTCATTGCGATATTTTTAGGAAGGTTTTAAATGCCTCAATTTGTTCACTTGCATAATCACTCGGATTACAGTTTACTGGACGGTGCTCAAAGCGTAGAAGGGTTGGTAAAAAGGGTCAAAGAACTCGGCATGCCCGCTGTCGCGCTTACTGAACACGGAAATCTCTTCAGCGTAATCCCATTTTACAAATCTGCTCGCAAATACAATATTAAGCCGATCATCGGATGTGAATTGTATGTCGCCGAAAATAGCCGGTTTGATAAGAAGTCTAGATCACAAGGAAGATCTGGGTATCATCATTTTTTAGTATTGGCGCAGAATCTTAAAGGCTATGAAAATTTGTTAAAACTTAGCAGTCTCGGATATTTAGAGGGATTTTACTACCGACCACGCGTCGATTTGGAACTTCTGAAAAAATACAATGAAGGGTTAATAGCGCTAACGGCGTGTATCAAGGGGAAAGTACAGAGTTTGGTTTTCCAGGGCGATTATGAAAAAGCGAAAGCACAGGCTCTGAAATATGCAGAAATTTTTGAGGGTAGATTTTATCTCGAAGTGCAGAACCATCACTTGCCGGAAGAAAAAATCTGGTACGAAGCATCCATGCGGTTGTCGCAGGAAACCGGAATTCCACGAGTTGCCACTAATGATTCGCATTATACATTGGCAAGTCATTGGGAGGCGCACGACGCTCATTTTTGCCTGGGAACAGGGAAAATTCTAAGCGACACTAACCGCATGAAATATGATCCACCGGAATACTGGGTCAAAACGCAGGATGAGATGGCGTCTCTGTTTCCGGGCGATGACGAAGTGATTGAAAATTCCTTGAGAATTGCAAATGCTTGTAATTTGGAATTGGTATTTGGGAAATACTATTTGCCGACTTTTCCAATACCCGAAGAAGTGCCAGAAAAATCAGCCGACGAATATCTGACTCGGCTGGTTTATCAGGAGATTCAAAAACGTTATCCGGAAATCACAGGCGTCATTCGCGAGCGCGTCGATTTTGAACTGAAAGTAATCAAACAAATGGGTTTTGCCGGTTACTTTCTTATCGTCCAGGATTTTGTACAATATGCAAAGCGATCAGGTATTCCCGTCGGCCCTGGAAGAGGTTCTGCCGCTGGGAGTATTGTCGCTTACGCGTTGGGGATTACAGATATCGATCCGCTTCGATTTAAGCTCCTGTTTGAACGGTTCTTAAATCCGGAACGCATTTCGATGCCGGATATCGACATCGATTTCTGTGATGAGAAACGTGTTCGAGTCATTGATTATATTAAGAAAAAATATGGCGAGAACAGTGTTGCACAAATCATCACATTCGGAAAAATGAAAGCCCGCGCCGTCATTCGAGACGTCGGGCGCGTGATTGGCATGCCGCTTTCGGAAGTGGACCGCATCGCCAAAATGATTCCAGACGTAGTAAATGTTTCTCTTGAATCAGCGTTAGCACAAACGCCTGGTTTGCAGGTGCTGGCTGAAATCGACGATCAGCATCGGAAATTATTTGAAATTTCCAGGATTTTGGAGGGAATGAACCGTCACGCCTCGACACACGCCGCTGGCGTTGTCATTGCGCCCGGCGATCTAACCAACTATGTTCCGCTTTACCAGTCAACCAACGGCGAAGTCACGACGCAGTATGACATGAAGTGTATCGATCAGATCGGTCTGTTGAAGGTCGATTTTCTCGGTTTGAGAAACCTGACGGTTATCGACAATACGCTTTCCATGTTGAGAGAAAAAGGGATAGATCTCGATCTCGAAAATATTCCAGAGGAAGACGAAAAAACGATGACACTTTTCGGCGAGGGAAATACAATCGGGATATTCCAGTTTGAATCCGCCGGGATGCGCGATTATCTGCGGAAGTTGAAGCCGTCGGGAATCGAAGATTTGATCGCTATGAACGCGCTTTACCGACCGGGACCGATGGATATGATCGACCAGTTCATCAACCGCAAGCAGGGAAGAGAAAAAATTACCTATCTGAATCCTTTATTAGAACCGTTTTTAAAAGATACTTACGGAGTTATCGTTTATCAGGAACAGGTCATGCAGATCGCCAATGCGGTCGGCGGATTCTCGCTTGCCAAAGCCGATCTTTTACGCCGTGCAATCGGAAAGAAGCAGACGGAGACGATGGAAGCGTTGTGCAAGGAGTTTATCGAAGGTGCGGTTAAGAATGGTGTTAGCCAAAAGATCGCAACGCAGATTTATGCTTTGATCCAGAAGTTCGCTAGCTACGGATTTAATAGAAGTCATTCGGCCGCCTATGCAGTTCTCGCTTACCGAATCGGCTACCTGAAAGCGCATTATCCGGCGGAGTTTATGGCGGCGAACTTGACTAGTGAAATTAACGCAACTGAACGTGTGGTTATTCTTTCCGCAGAAGCCCGAAATATGGGAATTGAAATTCTTCCGCCGGACATTAATCAGAGCGAAGTTCATTTTCAGCCAGATGGAAACACTATTCGATATGGATTAAACGCTATCAAAAATGTCGGTGAAAAAGCCGCCGAAAATATTGTTTCCGCACGGGAAAAAGCCGGAAAATTCCGTACTATTTTTGAGTTCGTCGTAGCGCTGGACCCCAAGTCTGTCAATCGAAAAGTTTTAGAAAGCCTGATTGCTTCCGGAGCTGCAGATTCGCTCGATGGAACCCGCGCGCAGAAAATAGCCGTGCTTGACCTTGCCATGCAATATGCTCAGAGCGTTCAAAATGATCTGGTAAATGGACAGGAAAATTTGTTTGGTTTCGGGAAAACAGGCGCCAAACCACTCGTTTCGGAACCGAAATTGCCCGATGTAAAACCGTGGGTTGGCAGTCAGAAATGGGCAAAAGAAAAAGAATTACTGGGAATTTATTTGACTGGACATCCGCTTCTTCAATACGAGCGTGAGATCAATGCCTTTACAAATTTCGATTTCACAGAAAATCTTACTACAAAGGATGGTAAAACTATCAAATTAGGTGGGATGATTTCCCGGATCAAATCCAATTTTGACAAGAAAAACCGACCGATGGCATTCATCACGCTTGAATGTCTCAATGGCACGATTGAGGTTATTGCGTTCTCTGATGCGTTCGAGAAATCGAAAGAATACATCCGTGCTGAAATGGCGGTGTTCGTTCAGGGAAAAGTTC
Coding sequences within it:
- a CDS encoding DNA polymerase III subunit alpha codes for the protein MPQFVHLHNHSDYSLLDGAQSVEGLVKRVKELGMPAVALTEHGNLFSVIPFYKSARKYNIKPIIGCELYVAENSRFDKKSRSQGRSGYHHFLVLAQNLKGYENLLKLSSLGYLEGFYYRPRVDLELLKKYNEGLIALTACIKGKVQSLVFQGDYEKAKAQALKYAEIFEGRFYLEVQNHHLPEEKIWYEASMRLSQETGIPRVATNDSHYTLASHWEAHDAHFCLGTGKILSDTNRMKYDPPEYWVKTQDEMASLFPGDDEVIENSLRIANACNLELVFGKYYLPTFPIPEEVPEKSADEYLTRLVYQEIQKRYPEITGVIRERVDFELKVIKQMGFAGYFLIVQDFVQYAKRSGIPVGPGRGSAAGSIVAYALGITDIDPLRFKLLFERFLNPERISMPDIDIDFCDEKRVRVIDYIKKKYGENSVAQIITFGKMKARAVIRDVGRVIGMPLSEVDRIAKMIPDVVNVSLESALAQTPGLQVLAEIDDQHRKLFEISRILEGMNRHASTHAAGVVIAPGDLTNYVPLYQSTNGEVTTQYDMKCIDQIGLLKVDFLGLRNLTVIDNTLSMLREKGIDLDLENIPEEDEKTMTLFGEGNTIGIFQFESAGMRDYLRKLKPSGIEDLIAMNALYRPGPMDMIDQFINRKQGREKITYLNPLLEPFLKDTYGVIVYQEQVMQIANAVGGFSLAKADLLRRAIGKKQTETMEALCKEFIEGAVKNGVSQKIATQIYALIQKFASYGFNRSHSAAYAVLAYRIGYLKAHYPAEFMAANLTSEINATERVVILSAEARNMGIEILPPDINQSEVHFQPDGNTIRYGLNAIKNVGEKAAENIVSAREKAGKFRTIFEFVVALDPKSVNRKVLESLIASGAADSLDGTRAQKIAVLDLAMQYAQSVQNDLVNGQENLFGFGKTGAKPLVSEPKLPDVKPWVGSQKWAKEKELLGIYLTGHPLLQYEREINAFTNFDFTENLTTKDGKTIKLGGMISRIKSNFDKKNRPMAFITLECLNGTIEVIAFSDAFEKSKEYIRAEMAVFVQGKVQVSGEDSAKIIADELLPLEGLTNRKTQNIHIRLNNKINRVALENFRNIAKEHAGDCSIFFHVYGEIGDIKLIRSGNLRVCPDDIFLEHARVVFGDKNVWIEE